GCTAAAGCGGTTTTCCTCCATTGCCATTACAGTTGCTGATCTGAACCGCGATGGCATTTTTGAAATCATCGCTTTGGATCAAAACGGTGGCATCAGGAGTCTTCAATTCGACGGTCAATCCTGGAAGGCTACTGATGTTCTGCCGAAAGCCATTCGACTGCCCACCGAAGGCGATTCGATTTCCAATGCGTTTTTAACCGTCGAGGATATCGACAATAACGGCGCGATCGATTTAGTCATCAGCGCCGCTTGGCAGAGCGTGGTTTGGTTGCAAGATGATCGATCAAGTTGGCATTCGGTCGAGGTTGGGGTGCAGCAACTGACGTCCGTGGTTGACGTGGATTGCGATGGATTGCTCGACTTGATCGGTATGAGTGATGGGCAACCACAGCTGGCCATCAACAAAAGCTCAGCGAACTATCGTTGGCATGACATCAGCCCTCGCGCGAATACGGCCGCCGGTGACAAACGCATCAATTCGTTTGGCATCGGAGGACATGTCGAAGTTCGTGCGGGTAACACAATTCAGACCAAAGTGATTGAGTCTTCGCGAGTGCACTTTGGGTTAGGCGATCACTCACAAGTCGATGTCGCCCGATTGATATGGCCCAATGGAACAAGCCAAGCCGAATTCGGACTCGAACGGAATGGGCAAACCGTCGCATCGCAGCGACTCAAAGGTTCATGTCCTTGGGTGTTCACGGATAACGGAGATGAGTTCCAGTTCGTAAAAGACTTTCTTTGGCGTTCGCCTCTGGGGTTGAAAATCAACGCACAGGACACTGCCGGCGTGACTCAAACCGAAGACCGGATCAAGCTTCCCGGCAGCGTTTTATGCGAACGTGATGGACGCTATGAGATTCGGATCACCGCGGAGCTTTGGGAGACACACTTCTTTGATTCTGTCGCACTTGTTGCGGTCGACCATTCGATTGACACCGAAGTCTTTGTTGATGAGCGATTCGCTCCACAGCAAGAGCCGACTCGTGAAATCTTTGTCGGATCGCCACCAACGCCGATGCAAAGAGTCCGCGATGAAAATGGAGCAGACGTTGCGGCTCTGCTAGCCGAAAATGATGAGATCTACGTCGACGGTTTTAAACTTGGGAAATACCAGGGCGTTGCGGATGACCACTGGGTGGAATTCCAGTTTCCTAGCGAAGCCTCCGACGCAGATGAACTGTTCATTGTGGCGCATGGTTGGATCTATCCGACCGACAGCTCATTGAATGTCGCGATTGCACAGAATCCTGGTGTCGCTCCATACGGATTAGTTCTGGAGCGGCAGCTACCAGACGGATCATGGGAAATCGTCAATGATCAAATCGGTTTTCCAGCGGGGAAGCACAAGGATGTGATCATCCCGATGCATGGTCAAGAAATTGCGACGGCATCGACATACCGGTTGCGGACCAATATGGAGATCTATTGGGACTCGTTGCGTTGGTCGGTTCGTATTCGAGATGACGATGTTTCTGAAACAGATTTGCCTTTGGTGAAATCTGATCTGGCACATCGTGGGTATTCGGTATTGGAACCAATCGATCGTCGCCGTCCAGACACCCCGACCTATACAGTCGACCGTGTTGAGCCGATCTGGATGGACTTGAAAGGATTCTATACCCGCTACGGTGATGTCGCCGAATTGCTCGCCCAAACCGACGATCGCTATGTGATCATGAACGCGGGAGATGAGATGCGATTGCAGTTCGCGTACAAGCCCGTCAAAGGAATTGATAACGAACGCAAGCGAGACTTTATCTTGATCGGCGACGGATGGGTGAAGGACGGAGACTTCAACACGTCATTTTCGACAACCGTGGGGCCTTTGCCACGGCATCACGATGTCGACTACCAAGGACCAGCTACAGGACTGATGAAAGATCCTGTCTATCTAAAACATTCCGATGACTGGCGTCGATTCCACACACGCTACGTGTCATCAAAGCCATTCTTCAAGTCTCAGAAGGATCGCGTCGTTCCCTCTAGTCAGTTCCAGGGCGAGTAATCCATGTCACGTTCATTTTTAGCATTCGCATTCGCCGGGTTGTTGTTTGGGCCCGCCGCGTATTTTCGTTGGGCGGACAAGCAGACAAGCGAGATCGGGCATGAAGTCGTCTCCCAGGACAGTCGCCTTCAACGATACGGATTCTCGCTGCGTGAAGTTGCGTCGGATGTCGGAGTCGATTTCGTTCATCAACCTCCAAAAATCGATGCCCGATTGGACCACATCGGTCCGCAGGTCGCGGCAATGGGGGCGAGCGTTTCGGTGGTCGATGTGGATCGCGATGGCTGGCTAGATTTTTATTTGACATCCAGTGCACCGGATACGAAGAACTGTTTCTTTCGCAACAAAGGTGACGGAACGTTCGACGAGATTGCGGAGCAGTTGGGGCTTGCCGATCTGAATGTTCCCGGAACCGGTGCTTGCATGGGTTCGGTTTGGGGCGATATCGATAATGACGGATTCGATGACGTGCTGGTCTACAAATGGGGCAAGCAAATCATCTTGAAAAATCATCAAGGAAAAAGATTTGAGCCGATTGATCAAACCGAATCGCTTCCACAATGGGCGAACATTGGTTCGGCAACTTGGCTGGACTACGATCGGGATGGGTATATCGATTTGTTCTTGGCAGGCTATTGGCCGAACGAGGTTCAGTTAGAAGAACTGCGTGACACGCGGATCATGCCCGAGAGTTTCGAGTACGCCGACAACGGTGGAGGCAAGTGGCTTCTGCGAAACAATCGGCAAGGTGGATTCGAGGACGTCACCAAGGAAGTTGGGCTTGATAGTAAGCGTTGGACCCTTGCGGTGATCGCGGCCGATTTGAACGGCGATAGCTTCGCTGATTTGTTTCTTGCAAACGACTATGGCGTTTCGGAAATCTATGTCAACGAATCGGGGAAGAGGTTTCGTGAGGTCGGCAAAGAAGCCGGTGTTGGGTATTCGCCGAAGAGTGGAATGAATGCGGCGATCGGAGATGTGTTGAACGACGGGCGGTTTTCGATCTACGAAAGCAACATCTCCGAAGAGGGCGTTTTGCTGCAGGGAAACAATCTGTGGTTTCCAGCCAGCGATGGGACATTCAAATTCCAAAACCTCGCATCGGTCATGGGAGTCGAAATCGGTGGGTGGAGCTTTGGTGCACAGTTTGGAGATCTGAACAACGACGGGTTTACCGATCTGTATGTCACCAATGGCTATGTTTCCGGCGATCGTGGAACCAGCTACTGGTACGACTTTTCACAAATCACAGGCGGCCACGAGCAAATCATTTCGGACGCGATGAATTGGCCTGACATGCAAGGACGCAGTTTGGCGGGCTACCAATCTAAGCGGGTGTGGCTGAACGATGGTGCCGGAAAGTTCCGTGATGTCGCGCAGTGGGTCGGGGTCACCGATCGATACGACGGACGTGCCGTTGCACTCGCCGATTTCCGAAATCAAGGCACGCTCGATATCGTCGTTGCAAATCAGTGTGATCGAGCTTTGCTGTACCAAAATACGATCAGTTCCGATCGTCACTGGATCGCAATCGAGTTAAAGGGAACGGTCAGTAACCGAAATGCGATCGGTGCGCAGGTGCGAGTTTTTTGGGACGGTCAGCAGCAACTGCAGGAACGCGTCGCAGCGAGTGGATATTCGGCGCAGAACCAAAGTCGCCTTCATTTTGGACTAGGAAGTGCCACGGCCGTGGATCGTATCGTGGTCCGTTGGCCAAGCGGAAACGAGCAGACGATTCAGTCCCCGGCAATCGACAAACTTCATTTGATCGAGGAACCTAAATGAACACTACCAATCCATCTGAATTGACCGGTGAAATCGAAGCAGGTTGCGACAATCTTTCGGTCAAGGCGAAGACTTGGCGTGACTGGTTGACACTTGAAAATCGCTTCATGGCGCCACTTTTGATCACCAGTATTCTGCTGGTGGGACAGTTGAGCTTTGGCTTTCTCGAAAGCTGGTCACGGACATTGATGGCGATCGCCGTTGCGGTCGCAACTGAACTGGTGCTCGGACGATTGTTCCTTGGGAAGTTTCCACATTTGGCGAGTGCGTATATCTCCGGAATCAGTGTTGGCATTCTGATTCGTTCGCCATTCATTTGGCCATACGCGATGTGCGCGGCGATATCGATCATGTCCAAGTACGTGCTGCGTCGGAATGATCGACATCTATGGAACCCATCGAATTTCGGTGTTAGCGCGATGCTGTTTCTGTATCCCGCTGCGGTCGCCAGTTTAAGTATTCAGTGGGGCAATACGCTTTGGCCGATGATTGTCGTCTGGGGACTTGGGGCGATGATCATTCGTCGCTTGAAGCGTTTTCACATCTGTTTGACTTATGTGGTTTCATTTGTCGCGTTAGCCGGCGCGAGAAGTTGGTTTACAGACAGTCCGTTTCTTGCGAATGTCGCGCCACTGACAGGACCGATGTATCAGCTGTTCGTGTTCTTCATGATCACAGATCCGAAAACAACCGTGCGAACGAAACGCGGGCAATGTTTAGTCGCTTTTTCCGTCGCATTGGTCGAAATGGTTTTGCGACTCGCTGAAGTGATTCATGCACCGTACTATGCATTGTTTATCGTTGGCCCGATCGCGTTGATGATCGAAATGCAGATGGAGCAATCGAAGGCTAAGGTTGGTCGTGCTGAAGGGCAGGTAAACCTTGCCGATTGTGCGTCCGACTGTCATTAACAGGCAGAAGTCATTGACCGTGCCAAAGATTTGGGTATCGGAGCGATCGTGATATGACGATACACCCCCGCAAGGGTTGAGCAAAACGTTGTCCATGAACATGTTTTGCGCAAAGAGGCGTATCGATGCACATCGCTCGTGCCAAAGGGCAAGGACTGGCCCTGTTGGTGGCGCTGGCCACCACATCTGCAGTTTCAAATGTTGAGGCAGATGAACCAACCGTTCTTCATGATTCTCAAATCGTTGATGATTTAGCAACGAGTTCAGTTTTAGGTGACGCCAGTGACGTCGTTGTGGCTGGCCACGCACGTTCGGCCTGCTATTGCCGGGACCAAATCGATTGGTCGTTGTATCCTGGAACAATCCATCCGATGCCGAAACCAGGCATTGTGCCGATTCCACCAAAGGGGCCAGGGTACTACAGCGCGTTGGACACGCTGATGGGAAATCGTCTGGAGAAGCCTCCCAAATCGGGATACGCTCCTTTCGCCATCAATGCCTGGCCGTTTTTCGATGCGGACTGGCGATACGTGGAATCTGTCCCGAACTGCCAATGGACAGCGGTCGAGCGATTGAAGCGACTGCACCTGTCAGAGCGATTGCTTCTGAGCACGGGCGGAGAGTTTTGGGTTCGCTACACCAACGAAACCAACAGTCGTTTGCAAGCTGCGAACAACGATTTTACGCTCGCTCATGTTCGACAATATGCTGACTTTTGGTTTGGCGAGTCGCTGCGAGTTTATGGCGAGTATGTCTGGGCAGACAGCTTTGATGAAGAACTTTCGCCTGTTCCTCCAGACGTGGACAGGGGAGACATTTTGGATCTGTTCGTAGATTTGAAACTTGGCGAGCTTGGCGGTGAGTCAGTTTATGTTCGCGGCGGTCGGCAAGAATTGTTATTTGGGTCGCAGCGAATGGTCACTCCCTTGCCATGGGCCAACAAGCGACATTCATTTGACGGTTTTCGCATGTTCCGGCACGGCAAGGAGACTGACGTCGACGCGTTTTGGACTAAGTACGTCCCACCTCAAGCGAGCGAGTTCGATTCCGCCGACGACCAGCAGACGTTCGCCGGATTATGGTGGAACGATCATTCGAAAAAAGGAAGTTCAAAAGACCTCTATTATTTGTTCTATGACAACGAAAATACGGTGTCACAGCTGGGGAT
The Stieleria sp. JC731 genome window above contains:
- a CDS encoding FG-GAP-like repeat-containing protein, which encodes MPNRRVPTETVTAGFFVSLAALDVEENERAARVLDELVKTEPSEPALWANLAVAKLRLNDLQAAELALNEALQRAPESREVLRLKAQFLESSGDIGSAINVLRKLNQQWPQNIRVAFNLSLLLGQMNSESADSECLRLLEGILKTHPQNLRVRCESARLAATIPDIDSLQSSIEFLNQDRSKWTDPQLKQLDQAMTAAGEGNFRQAAVSLTFFENLSKPSVAYQRSLDELGILSVTAVGTPVRSFIAMAMPPAEASPADVKLRFAIDQSPGKAARLDLLLGVNQPGKRCSTLLSLSGETMHVQGSAALPFPGYTPNESLACVAWADMNDDFENDLICVGSEGTNLYLADKDGFGRAELNDELFSRPWKSVWCSDVEADGDLDLMLSDHSGSLQCFLNNGAVGFQSDPSFAAFKSVTSLKEIDFDRDGDLDFVSLDKDGQLHLWSNQRGGKFESTAFEGLKRFSSIAITVADLNRDGIFEIIALDQNGGIRSLQFDGQSWKATDVLPKAIRLPTEGDSISNAFLTVEDIDNNGAIDLVISAAWQSVVWLQDDRSSWHSVEVGVQQLTSVVDVDCDGLLDLIGMSDGQPQLAINKSSANYRWHDISPRANTAAGDKRINSFGIGGHVEVRAGNTIQTKVIESSRVHFGLGDHSQVDVARLIWPNGTSQAEFGLERNGQTVASQRLKGSCPWVFTDNGDEFQFVKDFLWRSPLGLKINAQDTAGVTQTEDRIKLPGSVLCERDGRYEIRITAELWETHFFDSVALVAVDHSIDTEVFVDERFAPQQEPTREIFVGSPPTPMQRVRDENGADVAALLAENDEIYVDGFKLGKYQGVADDHWVEFQFPSEASDADELFIVAHGWIYPTDSSLNVAIAQNPGVAPYGLVLERQLPDGSWEIVNDQIGFPAGKHKDVIIPMHGQEIATASTYRLRTNMEIYWDSLRWSVRIRDDDVSETDLPLVKSDLAHRGYSVLEPIDRRRPDTPTYTVDRVEPIWMDLKGFYTRYGDVAELLAQTDDRYVIMNAGDEMRLQFAYKPVKGIDNERKRDFILIGDGWVKDGDFNTSFSTTVGPLPRHHDVDYQGPATGLMKDPVYLKHSDDWRRFHTRYVSSKPFFKSQKDRVVPSSQFQGE
- a CDS encoding CRTAC1 family protein, which codes for MSRSFLAFAFAGLLFGPAAYFRWADKQTSEIGHEVVSQDSRLQRYGFSLREVASDVGVDFVHQPPKIDARLDHIGPQVAAMGASVSVVDVDRDGWLDFYLTSSAPDTKNCFFRNKGDGTFDEIAEQLGLADLNVPGTGACMGSVWGDIDNDGFDDVLVYKWGKQIILKNHQGKRFEPIDQTESLPQWANIGSATWLDYDRDGYIDLFLAGYWPNEVQLEELRDTRIMPESFEYADNGGGKWLLRNNRQGGFEDVTKEVGLDSKRWTLAVIAADLNGDSFADLFLANDYGVSEIYVNESGKRFREVGKEAGVGYSPKSGMNAAIGDVLNDGRFSIYESNISEEGVLLQGNNLWFPASDGTFKFQNLASVMGVEIGGWSFGAQFGDLNNDGFTDLYVTNGYVSGDRGTSYWYDFSQITGGHEQIISDAMNWPDMQGRSLAGYQSKRVWLNDGAGKFRDVAQWVGVTDRYDGRAVALADFRNQGTLDIVVANQCDRALLYQNTISSDRHWIAIELKGTVSNRNAIGAQVRVFWDGQQQLQERVAASGYSAQNQSRLHFGLGSATAVDRIVVRWPSGNEQTIQSPAIDKLHLIEEPK
- a CDS encoding RnfABCDGE type electron transport complex subunit D, with the translated sequence MNTTNPSELTGEIEAGCDNLSVKAKTWRDWLTLENRFMAPLLITSILLVGQLSFGFLESWSRTLMAIAVAVATELVLGRLFLGKFPHLASAYISGISVGILIRSPFIWPYAMCAAISIMSKYVLRRNDRHLWNPSNFGVSAMLFLYPAAVASLSIQWGNTLWPMIVVWGLGAMIIRRLKRFHICLTYVVSFVALAGARSWFTDSPFLANVAPLTGPMYQLFVFFMITDPKTTVRTKRGQCLVAFSVALVEMVLRLAEVIHAPYYALFIVGPIALMIEMQMEQSKAKVGRAEGQVNLADCASDCH
- a CDS encoding alginate export family protein, which produces MPKPGIVPIPPKGPGYYSALDTLMGNRLEKPPKSGYAPFAINAWPFFDADWRYVESVPNCQWTAVERLKRLHLSERLLLSTGGEFWVRYTNETNSRLQAANNDFTLAHVRQYADFWFGESLRVYGEYVWADSFDEELSPVPPDVDRGDILDLFVDLKLGELGGESVYVRGGRQELLFGSQRMVTPLPWANKRHSFDGFRMFRHGKETDVDAFWTKYVPPQASEFDSADDQQTFAGLWWNDHSKKGSSKDLYYLFYDNENTVSQLGIGRAPFQTHTVGSRWSGNQDGFMWDIEGAMQFGRQADRDLVAGMGTVGFGKGCPDAPWSPTFWMYYDYASGDNDLSSGDAHTFNQQFPFGHYYFGWMDLIGRQNIHDLNAHLYLYPNKWTTMWLQYHHFYLAEERDALYNAGGVAYRHDPTGAAGNNVGDEIDLVLNFHLTRYSDILVSYNKLFGGKYLEATANANQDSNAEALYLIFQQRW